ggacgcatgagctggtgtgtagcctcgagctgtttctttagcaggttttgaggatttggggttttgtatttgtatatatgttacttatttgctcagtctgatctcgggtagataagtcttcttatttccgctgttgtatagatactccgatgttttcgataggtgtatatatgtggtattctagCGAGACTAtgccatgttatatttcaggagttgttactattttatatattgatttaggtatattggattaagggttggttcgggggatggggtcccctgccggtcacgttcttatgggtttaggtacacttcggtataccttaggagagaggggcgtgacagtggAAGATCTCTAGGGTGAGGACGGAGTCGTCGTGAAGCGGGCGAGTCAGTTGGAGTGTGAATCGCTCGTTCCAAACAGGACAGGTGTTGCCGGAGTGATGCAGTTACAGCGTGATGGTGTTATTAAACCCGTAGATCCGCAAGTGAATACCAAGGTAAACCCACTCAATTTCATTGATCCAATGGATTCTGAAATCAAGCCCTCAATTCTCGTTGAATTCTATGAATGCCCtagaattggaaagaaaaacttgtatgtCAAGTCTTAATATTTCATTCAAAAACTATCATTCCTCAATGaaggttacaaccttaaatagtaaactaaacgaaaccctagtCAAACTCTAAACAATTCTAacaggaaacaaatacttaaaaagatactagactcctaaaaaaataatactaattgatttacaaacaattgatttcttaaaatacaaaaataaaatatttatcagaaatatctccatctgcatcattctccctttgttggagaaaactcgatCTCGAGTTTTGAAGACTTGTAATAGAAAACCGTCTGATTTCTTGATCACCATCCTTGTACCCAATATACGAAACCActttgaactcttgaataagtttggaaacaacatcaacaaaaagtTCTCTCCACGTGGTTTTTCAAGTATTTatggaataacaaaatcaatgaaTTCAACAGGCACCAAAAGATTACCGGGATTTAATACTTGAATGATGTCCAATTTATCCTCTATTAATTCTTCTTTAATATCTTCTTGTACCAAAAAATCTGATTCATCTggataaacataaaaaattggCTCACCTTGTTCATCCGCGAACTCCAAAAAGGGCTTGGATAAACCTATCACTTCTTGTTCCTCTTCATTAAAGATTGACGTTGATGGTGCATCCAACTCCTTCCTCGATCTCCAAATAATTGTCATAGACTGGTAATCCTACATCCCACCGTCTTGGATCAGGATTTTTGATTTGTCTCCTTTCTCTTGAACCATCATCCCCAAAAAGGGTTAGCGAAGACTTTGTCAGATTCGGCCTCGTCTGCCTTCTGCAAATTCGGTGATGGGTTTGCTGGTGAAGATGCAACGCAGCCTCTAACCGTTGCACAAATAACTCCAACTTTCTCATAAATCGACCTTCCAACTGTTCGAAGCGTTGAACTAAATATGCATCATCCCTTGCATACACCTTCTCCAAAGTTGCGTGATTTGCGGCAACTGTTCTCCTTGGCTGCATGACTAAGAACGTgcaaagctccgataccaactgatgcaatTATAGCATAATGgtgttattaaacccgttgatCCGCAAGTGAATACCAGGGTAAACCCACTCAATTTCGTTGATCCAATGGATGCCGAAATCAAGCCCTCAATTCTCATTGAATTCTATGAATGCCCaagaattggaaagaaaaacttgtatgtCAAGTCTTAATATTTCATTCAAAAACTGTCATtcctcaatgagggttacaaccttaaatagtaaactaaacgaaaccctagtcaaaccctaaacaattctaataggaaacaaatacttaaaaagatactatactcttaaaaaaataatactaattgattttcaaacaattgatttcctaaaatatcaaaataaaatatttatgagAAATATTTCCATCTGATCACGGAGTCATCCGAGTAGGGAATGTTCGCAGTTCGCACACCCATCTGGAATGAGAGGCAATAGGTGGTGGGGCCATAGGTGTTGCCGGAGTCACCGCGATCTCTAGGTGGTGGGGCTGCTAACGTGCGCTGTGTGTGGAAGATCGGGACTTGATAAATTTTTGCTTATGCGAGTGGGCACTGGGTGTAGGGTAATGGATATTGGTTATAATTTAAACAAGGGCTTAGATTTAgccacttgtttttttttaaaaaaaaatcattatttccAAAGTGGAAATTCATTATTATACAAAATACCCAAGTTAACGGTCAACATGTCACATGAGCACGTTGACTGACCAAAACTAGGCAAATCTATCAAATTGTGTAATTtggcacaatttgaaattttggtgtgtcaaattggcacaaaaaatctttgggtgtGTAAATTAAACATGGAAAATCTTTTAGTAACCAAAATTTAATGTCGTCTCAttgcacactttttttttttttaaagatttaagTTTACGAAATTATCTTTATAGAAATTTaccataaaaatgaaaatgtgtattatatataggTAAGTTTTGTAgtatttttctttctaatttatcatcaaaaaattaatattaattacttGATATCTTGCAATATTATACACGTTACTATACTATTCAAATGGTAGAGAACCACTTGCAtgatacattaaaaaaaaatacaatcttTAATTATTTAGAATGTTATAGATTGCTagttagaaaatgaaaatattttatgaATAATGTTTCTATTCCGGAAAAAGTAAATAATATgcgtgtatatacatatatggctTTATAATATccataagaaaatattttatcattcctttttaaaaaaaattactttccCAAGAAAGCTTTTTGAGAAAATGTACATGACATGTGGCAGAAAAAACTAAATATTATacctgtatatacatatatggcaTTATAATATgcataagaaaatattttttgttccttttaataaaaaaattaattcccCAACAAAGCTTTTGAGAAAACGTACATGGCATATGTGGcaggaaaaaattaaatagtaTACGTGTATATACGTATATGGCATTATtcctttttataaaaaaaattaattcccCAACAAAGCTTTTGAAAAAATATGGTATATGTGGcactatatatgtgtatgtagtCTTTGACAATATTATAGAAGATCGCATACATATTCATCCCACATATATGGATTCTTTCACAAAATATATGATACTAGTTTTGGTGTCAATTTCATTTTGCATTAGCATTTGCGATGCAGATTGGCCTTTCAGAACACATGTTCATGTCAACAAAAAATTCGGCGATCCCAATGCAAATTTCACCATTCATTGTCATTCAGGGGATGATGATCTTGAAGAACACGTGATCACTTATCAACAAGATTATCACTTTAAGTTTATCCTTAGGATTGATAGTAGTACACTCTTCTATTGTAGCTTTTCATGGCCAGGGCAGTTTCCGTGATTTGATATCTACGTAGCTCACAGAGATTCATGCAGGGGATGTATCTGGAATATTTATGAAACAGGTCCATGTAGAGTTGTTAAATCTCATATGGAATGTTACCCATGGAACAAAAAAACTATGAATTTGAATAAGTCAATATAAAATTGATGATCTCATTGTTAATTGAATAAATGACAGTTTCATACAGTGCTTGCCTCTTGCACTTTAGGCTTTCTCGGGGGATAGAAATGTTTCTTTGTGcctgtgttttctttttctcaataGTTCCTGAATTCTGAGTATTCTTGATACAATGAGACTATGGGGGGGAGTGAGagttagggatggcaacgggtcggatacccttccaattaggaaataccaaaacagtttccatttaagatactctataccaaaaccgttccaaagcCGTTTAAAAAActatttaaatttccaaacccggaaCCGTTTCATAATCGTTTAccatattaattatgattttataattcaaattagtctaatttatagttttattagtttgcttctataaatatatatgttttaatattctttatcatgttataatttaatatcctagtagtatacatttatagatgatttataatattattactataatgaatctttttattaaacggttcgggtaccctaaacccgacaccaaaaaccaaacccgaccctaaaccatgacggatttgaaaaccaaaaccaaaaccgtttccaaaacctataggatcagTTTTcgaattttaaatggatcgaATACCTTACGGATaatgctcggatcggttttttttgctaTCCCTAGACTGGGAGTTACAATTTGGAAATGTCTATTTCAAATGGTTACTTACATTTTATGCATCAAATGTAATATATGTGAAATCTGTGCAATGGGAATTCTTCTATCTTAAATTGCATTAAATACTTGACCAAGTGGTAATTCTCCTCTGCTTATAATTTCTTGTTCTTATAATCGTTTCCGTTTCTACCACAAAAAGTTCAGACATACCTTCTTTAACTAACCTAAGTAAAAATATGCATTATGCATTGAACAAGAGAGTAATGCTCCGGTGTTGTCCGGTGCTAGTTTGACGTTTATTCTTTGGTTTTGTAATTCCTTTGTTAGTGTTTTTAAATTCTTAGGCCGTTAACGTAACGTTAGGTATAACGTTTGCTACTATGGAATGAAGTGTTGGGTTTTAAACCCTTTatcgaaaaaagaagaagtaatgCTTCCTCAACCTGTCTTCATTTTTTTACAGACTGCAAATGCTACTAAGGGAACGCATCATTTATAGGAGTGGCTAAACTCTGTTAGGCTAAGATGATCAAATTTTTTCGACCCGAATTAAaataagtttggacataagttttATGTCTGAATCCGGTTTCAAACACGGAAATCTTGTCCGGACACTAGCTTGGATTaagttattgtccgatttatttATCCTAACTTAAACCAATATGGGTTTTGTCAATTAAGCACATCCAAAATCTAATCCAGATTAAGctccgaacatgtaaatatttcgtaaaaacGTGATGTTGTCCAACCAaaaaccttttttcttttgccaCCCCTAATGAAATTCTCTAATTTGTTGCCTTTAACCCCAACCTTACCTAAATAATAGAGAAATAAGTGCATCAAACATAACTACCAAATATATCCCAATTAAAAGCAATTTTGTTATGGGAGTTGTTATTTCCACACAAATTTCATCTCACTgcatacacttttttttttttttttaagaatttaaGTTTACCAAATTATTCTTATATGAAATTTACCTTaaaacatattttctttttgtacaAGATCAGAAAATTGATTTTGGTGGAGCTTCAGTCTGCGAAAACTTGCAGTGTCAATTGCCAAAGTGAATATGTAGTGTTAAAAAATACAACTTGGGCTTGGGCCGCATGATAGTTGGGCGGCCCTTCTCTTTTCAGATTGTGGGCGTTCTCCTCCGTCGTCGTCTTCCACTTCTTCAATTCAATTCATCTTAATTGATGTTCAAGTTGATTTCGTCCCTCAAAATCTTGGCCGTCGCCGGTGAGTCCTCCCTTCCTCCTCTAGTTCTTGTCATATTAGTTTCGAGAGTTGTTTTGGATATTTTTTCAGTCTCTATAGCTCAGATATTCACTTGTTAGAAACTCAGAATTCGAATGTCCTTTAAACGTTAATCATGCTCTTGAAAAACCGCTGCTTCAGAGCCTTAAAAGCTCCAATCTTTTCCCTTTTACTCCAAACCAAGAAACCTCCATACGCATACACCCAGAAGCAGGGTTATGTGGATGTGTACATGAAGTGGAAGAAAGACCCATACTACGACTCCATTGAGCATATATACAGGTCTATAGAGCTCAAGCCCATCATTTCTTTGAAGAATTGCATTGCTCGAGACCCCAATGGCTGCATCCCAATTTCTGCAGTGTCTAAGAGGGGCTTAGAATTTGATGTATCTATCAAGGTTGCTAAATTTTTGAGGCAATACCCAGCAATCTTTGAGGAATTTACAGGCCCCAATTACAATCTGCCTTGGTTTAGACTTACCCCTGAAGCTGCCGGGATTGATAGAGAAGAGAGAAGGGTGTATGAGGATTGCAGGGAGGATTTCAAGGATAGGTTGAAGAAGTTGATATCGATGAGTAAGGAGAAGGTTTTGCCCTTGAAAATAATTCGGGGTATGCAGTGGTATTTGGGGTTGCCTGAAGATTTTTTGCATCATCCGGAAATAAATCTTGATGGGTCTTTTAGGTTTGTGGAGATAGGAGATGGGTTAAGGGGATTGGCTGTCGAGAGTGAGGATAGGGTTTTGTCTGTGTTGCAAAAAACTGCGATGACGAAAGGGATCTATTCTGGACAGCCAATGGAGGCACTTGCCTTTCCTTTGTTTCCATCAAAAGGTTTGAGGTTGAGGTGCAAAATTGAGAATTGGTTAGATGAGTTCCAAAAGCTTCCCTATGTTTCACCTTATGAGGATTATTCACGGTTGGATCCAAGTAGTGATATAGCTGAGAAGAGGGTTGTGGGATTTCTTCACGAGTTGCTTTCTCTGTTTGTTGAGCATTCAGCTGAGAGAAAGAAGCTTTTGTGCCTTAAGAAATACTTTGGTTTGCCGCAGAAAGTACACAAAGCGTTTGAGAGGCATCCCCATATGTTCTATATATCTTTTAGAAACAAGACTTGTACTGCAATTCTCAAGGAAGCCTATAATGGTAAATCAGCTACAGAGAAGCACCCAATATTATGGGTGAGGAAGAAGTACATTACGTTGATCAAGGAATCGGAGGGTCTATTGAAGCATAGGAGGGTGAATAATCGGGTTGTTGAAAGAGGAAAGTTGGATCTGGATTTGGATAATGTGGATGAAAATGGAGGGGAGATGGCAGAATCCACTTTATAGACTGGATTGTCCCAATTTCCAGGGGATTAATTATGAGCTTTAGCCTTTGATGCATTGGTGGATTATTTTCTGACAATCTTCGTGTCATGAGTTTATACCGTGGGAACAATCTGCAATGCTCTTGCCCTGGCAGAAGTCGTGTGCTGTGGGTTGCCCTTTACCATTAGatgataaatattttcatgGATGAAGATTATGTTAGAGTTCCCTGAGCAGGCAGAGCTGAATTAAAGATGATTGGAGGCATGGAGAGCGCTTACATGAAGACTTTACTCGAGATAAGTTTTCTTGAGATAATTTAAGACACAGCAGATTTGGAAGTTTCTCTCAAGCGTTTTGTCATGACCATTGTCAGAGAGGCGTATATATTTAAATTCGGGGTCATTTACATGCTAAGGTCATTGCACAAAAACCATTTGCGTTGTCACATGCAGGTTAGCATGGAAGATATAATTTAGTTCTGCAGGTTCAATGGCTATATTTTCCAAGTAGGACTTAAGCTCAAAAGAATTATCTAGGGTACTgaaacaataacaaaacaagaagaaaagatcagttgtttatatatgtatgtatctatatctatatatatgtctgtctGTGTGGAGTATGTCATGTTATTACTGACAAGTTATTGAAAATCTTGCTGAGAAATACTAGACCATGGTCTGCAGAAGCAATATCATTGATTTCAGACCAGTAAAACATTCAAAATTTGAATAAAACTAAgcgacattttttttatattagatTGTATTAATGTGTTCAGTTAATTCCAAATCGGTCTGTTTTGATGTTCTACTTGTCGAAGTTTTCAGGGCTGTTTTATTGCTACTTGTGACAAATAGCATCCTTATGCTAGGGAAGGACATGGAGTAAAGTCGTCAATCTTGTTTAACTTTTCCAACCTACCTCCCAGGCTCCCATTGTTTTTCTATCAGCAGTAAAATAAGCTAAAGAATAATGTTTCATGCATCCAAAATGTAATCTCATAACTCTTAATTAATATGAAGTGTTGAATGTTAAATGGACTGTACATGTTTTATAGTCAATGGATATTTCACACAATATATTTAGAGTAAAATGAGGGTTTCATTTTGGGTGGATGTAATTAGAAGTGACAAAACTCTGTCTTGTCTAGATAACCGAATTTGTTCAAttcggattaaatcaagtttggacatacgttatatttatatatctgaAATCCGAATCcgaatataaattttttgtccTATTTAAAACTGGCTCTAGGTCCAAAAACAGAAATCTTATTCGTTTTACTTATCCAAACCCTAATTCGGATTAACTTATGCATGATTTACTTATTCAgatttaatcaattaagtatgtccgaAATCTAATTTGGTATAGAatccggacatataaatattttgtgggACAATgatagagacccccaaaatttaacccaaaaaaatcccCCAAatatatgtggcattaaaatagtcattgattaaaaacacatatgtagggACCACTTCATAtctaacactccacattaaatagtgatcttttttgggtcactttttgggggtctcaagcattattctattTTGTGGAAGACATGTCATTATCCGACCTCGACCTGTAACCGATTTTTTTCCTTATGAAATTTGGGTGGTAGCGAatttacaattttattttatttttggtcttGTAGTGCCTATTTTCGTTCTGGTGAGTGGGTCTACAGTACCTCCGTCAAAGGAGGTTTTCATCGCTTTTAGTATTTGAATCTTCTCTTCCCGTCGACATGACAGATACTACGAGATTCTCTGCATCTCTCACGTCTGTACCAGTCCCCCGTGACTGCTCACGTGA
This genomic window from Tripterygium wilfordii isolate XIE 37 chromosome 9, ASM1340144v1, whole genome shotgun sequence contains:
- the LOC120004954 gene encoding protein WHAT'S THIS FACTOR 9, mitochondrial-like → MLLKNRCFRALKAPIFSLLLQTKKPPYAYTQKQGYVDVYMKWKKDPYYDSIEHIYRSIELKPIISLKNCIARDPNGCIPISAVSKRGLEFDVSIKVAKFLRQYPAIFEEFTGPNYNLPWFRLTPEAAGIDREERRVYEDCREDFKDRLKKLISMSKEKVLPLKIIRGMQWYLGLPEDFLHHPEINLDGSFRFVEIGDGLRGLAVESEDRVLSVLQKTAMTKGIYSGQPMEALAFPLFPSKGLRLRCKIENWLDEFQKLPYVSPYEDYSRLDPSSDIAEKRVVGFLHELLSLFVEHSAERKKLLCLKKYFGLPQKVHKAFERHPHMFYISFRNKTCTAILKEAYNGKSATEKHPILWVRKKYITLIKESEGLLKHRRVNNRVVERGKLDLDLDNVDENGGEMAESTL